The nucleotide sequence ggtatttctgtagtttatgttttgctcgtgttgcggtgtcctctttgtttcctacctgttgccatggccatgggccggtgtcccagtgtatcctcattctggccataggtgtctagaaacggattcctctctcttttaaaacttttttgattcccgcgtactcctttcttttctgaattatttccgtggcatagtcacattattggaaatagtattagttaggtgataagttgcaacatcatgtcccaattggagattagccgtgctgcactgctgctgtgcctgtggaacaaagaagaaatgaacaattaagccacagtatcactaattccagctctgtccaacaatccatatataatagctccaaagactcctggaagagaaattgtcctaccctgaagagcagtcatccacaggaggaaaacacagaaggtggccacctcacagccccagtggtgtgactactcttggagattctcccatcacagtgtcctctccatgcagtctctctgaatcttcatctgacgtgtctggctggagaggtgcgtggaccagttcacatgtgagaacaaagcctttgcagggactggagaatatgctctgccttttgggtgaggataaatcaatatttaggcgaaaaaaatggatgcgactaaagaggagatggagagcccgtcatcagcagcgatcacttaaataacgttgactgttgtgctgtgctccacgaggagtcaaaataatgttattatttatgactttgcctcacacagagcaccaaaaatgttgttattatgtactttcccttgcgcggggtacgattatgtactttccttcatgcggggcaccattaaatggtgtgcttttgggcattcaataaatgtggctatcagagaaatattaaatattaatattaaaaatattaatattaaactgataaaggataaatcggggcacaacccttcaaaggaagggaaaagatagccaatttaagaaataagtcttactgactacaaatttggaactctgattaataattaaataaataactataaccaaaattaccacatcaatagctagcaaagttgaaggatatggaattcttgacagtgtagaggttggcaaaattcacacttatgcagcattaatgaagatggagttttgagaccatgtggctgagatcacatgtatgtgttaagtttgtggaaatgagtgtgtgaggtgttggtgccaggttaaagaaagtagttagatgcatgcaaagaaactgatcagtataacagaactaacattaactttcaaataacatattaccaaatatcacaacaacacaattcaaacttataaacatcacatgaaatagaaataggactaaacagtcctttgcttagcctagtgtaataatagagcccagttgtgttacccgtccatgaaaaagagggaaaggtcctttttggatgtgctgtttgaagtcgagtgaagtggtcttgttggtttgtggctcctgttgtgcatctgctggtcagaccttgtgtcgtggccaattgtgctgaagttcttaggcaggctctcgcgtcactgcctttggaaggttttagcagtctgctccaggcaggcctgctggaagttgaggagcttgtgtagggaggaagtctccctggctgggagagcagggacagaacctactccaccaggagcggtcagcaggggaagaggcagaacagagaagagagctaggaaactcggcttatattggccttgtgacctcatgggtcatggggcacacagtgaccaatagtggttgagagttgtcttcaggagcagttttaccacctatatgtgaagatgaagcaccctgggagactgagttctgcaagctctcctttgtctccagagcaaaggagacatgcggtcaggcttttgactacacatgtaggcccaactatggttcacagataccaggtcccaacatgacattatggcttcattgaatgaaaatgtatttaacctatctcgatgtgcttcttcaggttggacggggagtttttgaatgccaatatttcagtcactctctgtaggcataacaggcacttaatccggtaggaagaatctttcactccaatttacgaaaatatttcttgaaaatacggccggtgtaacgttatcttcatcaccatcacggagttcaccaagtttcaccactttagtcgagatgcttgtcatctgctaccggagcattaacgttagcagcagagccggcagcaagtgcttccatgatggcatcaataatgtgacatgcccgtgtagtaaaatttctgttcattacactgtgtcccatatgaatgtcactatgtacctttaatctgcactgcaaactgaggagtgattataacataaattgctaatgattacaataagtttaagacatatattacgaatcatcaaacgaatcaaacaatatactctatgtgtaacaatcagtatgtagtgtatgtataacttgtgtgaaaaaatgataatcttttttttttttaaaggcagtctgacaagaatgaaatataatggtttaaaatcagagacaaatatcttttaaaaaatagtaaatggtttggacagatataatggtgtcaagagtaagaaaaactgtgtaaaagaaaaagagactcatcatggtacggtaggggctctccagagggaaagtcccagctccaaggccaaagcaacccaggtgtttggaggctttccaggggtaaactcaagtccaacgtacgcaagtaaccccggtgcttggagactttccagggggaaggtcgtaacaggtgtggcccttaaggatagataaagcggagcaacaccactgttagtcagagttcttctggtgcacctccggctcgctactgaatgctctcaggttttgttgtcgacaataaaactctgcggcttttaagttgacttctactgcttttttatttgactgaatttttggaatttttggaccacgagtggaacttagtttttcaccacaacacccagacaagcgggacttcttcttcttcgtgcttggcggttgacatgacaacgaatgtgttgtttagtgtatatgaaaaaagaagctaacaggcaagctaattcagaggaacaaactttactctttcttattcaggtaccagtcacagtcactctcttcttcatggggtacatcgagtgacactgccacccactggcataatatatattgcaggcacacgtatataccacaaaaagtttacggcattacgtcaccaactcaaatttcttctgattttaatttgtagtaatgagtaacgaagatggttaggagaaatgtattggagtaaaagtacacattttacttaataTATAgtggaaatatagtggagtaaaagtgaaagttgtcagaaataaaaataacaaagtaaaggacagatatgtgaaatttctacttaagtagaaatgtaaagaagtatttgtacttcgttacattacaacactgggtaaggtcagctcaggtgctgttggatgggcgctgctgactacttccaacactgtggttttctcaaccccagagcgtggcggattctcttccagagtgaagtcttctttggtttctcagggagaacactggagagagacttctcctcagtgacatcatccttattctctccattgagctcccgactggaaacgtCAGCTTCATGatagtggcagaccacattgtaagaagctttgagcttcatcagctcttcttggagaaccttcttcttctggagctcagtgttgaacttctcctggttggtagtctgattttgacagacctcatgataagaatctctgagcttcatcagctcttcttggagaacgttcttttcctgcttctcctcctggagctcagtgtcgaacttctcctggttggtagtctgattcagacagacctcatgataagaagctctgagcttcatcagctcttcttgaagagcattattctcatcctgaagcagatcgctggtttgagtctccttgtccatggagtcaatcttttggctgtgagcttgcctttcctccatctctgtcaccacaagctcaagcctgctcaaatcccttttcaaaagggccaccttctccttcagagccacattgtcctcttccagagccttcaccttgttgctttgaacagccagtttgccattgtgggatttagagtgagctgtcattttctccttctccctcatcagaatttcattgttctgtttgagcttctcttccagagccttcaccttgttgctctgtacagccagttcagccagtttgccattgtgggctttagagtgagctgtcattttctccttctccctcatcaaaagctcatcgttctctttgagcttctcttccagagccttcaccttgttgctctgtacagccagttcagccagtttgccattgtgggctttagagtgagctgtcattttctccttctccctaatcagaagctcatcgttcagtttgagcttctcttccagagccttcaccttgttgctctgtacagccagttcagccagtttgccattgtgggctttagagtgagctgtcattttctccttctccctcatcagaagctcatcgttctgtttgagcttctcttccagagccttcaccttgttgctctgtacagctagttcagccaggacaccaatgtgggctttagagcgagctgtcattttctcctgctcccttatcagaagctcatcattcagtttgagcttctctttcagagccttaatctcagactgcattgttccacatgtctgaaaaatggaaacatggaattcattattaaaagacctgaacctgaacatacatttctaaaaaaaaaataattcttaccaggatgtccattttgataaagggggatttgtagttatgagagcagtgtcttcttgatgaatttttactgaacaaatcagcggttgtctccgtaggcaggattgttgtcttcactaatgaggactgtggtcttctcagttgacggtctattattttcacaagctaataacttgttatttatgtttggtagttcagaggaccaaagaaatatcctttaatgtctagagtttttggttctttgattgaatttgataaggatttgcaggccagcaatccctttgatggttgcccccacatcaatcatcaaagaagatttttaagaagcaaccgtttccatggcaatttttataactgcacaacatggcggcccctgggggtttatcaggttgacttctatatgatgcacatcactgcggagcatacacaaatcctgagctaggcggctactatacacatgttgcactgatagctacagtgatccctgtctgagactgaggttagtctcttgaccaaatgaagaaaatcaatcaaggatttcagatccattagataatgtgtgatatgcttgagggaattaatgaaatatgctatgaagtgttaaattaagtatgtagatatgtacataagcatcaacaaaatataagtctatgtgtcagtaagtacatagtgtgaaatcttaacagcacaagcattataaaataaatgtagtaggatgaaaataaaataatgaaaatggaaaacactgtagagcagctgtagtcaactactttaccatcaccgggaagtgggtacatttttgcaaactaattgttgcattgtgtgtcactgagagcatggggaattgtgcatttctgcagcatgtttggattcgtgtttgtaaaaaatgtgtgcgtgtgtgtgtgtgtcaggaaagtgtggaccttgatgtgggctggtttctaaaactgatgcgaaataattgagaggatgcatatttacatgttgatctatgtgattttagtgtgtgagagctattgatgcacaacacaggcactgacattctgtgattaagtattgtattgttgtgtgttgttcatgtgttcaatgtgattttacactgcaaataaaggtttcatattttaatttcattcatagattcatggctattgagcagtgctttttgagtgttggtcgaatactgtcagtggcataagatattaatgaaaatgcatattattaatatttgtatgtgtgtatattaaatcaatacaattgtcaatgcttctgcagatgtgtttgactgtttccatttaatttaatttactatgttccacttaataatgggctaaaaggattggtttatgtaatatttatgtctttgttatgcacattagtcatccaatcattactgatttgatgatatagagctcaatctgaatgcagacaattatttcttcaatgcaaaatatattttaaaaatcttgcctacatttgtttacatatgataatgaacaaaaataataaccaacagatttgacacatctcacacaattcattgaccctcagcatccagcccttcatcagccgtgagtgtggcacattatgtcattctttgtcgtatatggtcatcaataatttaataataattgatctcaggctccctctctggaatcgaaccctgaatccccgttacctgtggtcattgtaggcacaaaaagtaccattgaaagttgatagggcagacattcgaatgagacgtcgccaccacgagggccagcgatcagttcgaggtcatctagtgtcaccaaagcagccggggcaccacgggtctgataaatgcacacgtccccgaaggtcagcgcccgttggggaagcggagagcgggcggggagtggagtttggttgggggggtgggattttgcggaagttattttgcaaaaggggtaagaactcgtacatcgcctggtacactggcgctgacaagtagaaaaatgttgcttaattttgcctttatacaccaaattaaagattagactctcctcttcccaacaatatcagctttccaccctagcacaaactggctgctagtaatcagacatttagtgtggtccatttcaggcagctttcggagctgggtcagaagtcaaacttctttcacttacaatgtttgaacactgctgctaatgtgtttaaacatgtttaggcatgtgcaggaatgtgtttaattagttgtaacttcataaaaaaggactttatggcaagtaattacatatcgtcacaacctcactcagtctgagaatcatcatcactggtggtgcacttttcagcttgagtaaattatctgttaatctcaggcaggtctctcaatacagcaaaacaattctttacaaactacttttctttcaatggtctttttattaatgataaaatacatataagacaatcaatgcacaggaaaaaagttttttagatttttcgtacaacatccataacacaaaacaatcccttgtcaaaacatccggacatggacatacttaaacatctactgacaaaaaatataaatagacagaataataataataataataaaaaataaaaaaattacaaccacgcttggaaagataaaagattaataagatttaataactgaaaaaatcacagcacagacaccaccaaaaaaaggtgaaatacatgaaaaatagatacataaataaaatagataataaaaatttaaaaataaaaaaaataaaaggggggggggggggggggctactcaaaaattattgttgaaggtttttcataaaataccaagaaggggcgccatattctgtagaatttgttttctgatccccgaatagtgtatctaatcttctctagattcatgcaggatatcatgtctctgagccaatgtgaacagcaaggaggagctgggtccttccacttaagtgaaatagctcgtcgggctagtaaagaggcaaaagcaagaaagttgagcgtagctttatgtaagttcaaatctggagcaatgccaaaaataccagtcaagggattgggctcaattcgatgatggaggatatctgataacgcatggaaaaccaatgtccaaaagttacctaaagagggacatgtccaatacatgtggtagagtgaggcaggtgcgcctttacatttatcacatgtagggtcgacatcaggatacattcgcgctaatttggtttttgatatgtggattcgatgcactactttaaattgtaaaagtgcatgtcaagaacacatagaagaggagtgtatccgatcaagcaccgagtcccatgtgtcctctgtaaaggtgtaatttaggtcttgctcccaagcagttcttatagttgccactgaagagcagtgcagtttggaaataaggttatatagattggacaagatacctttagaggtggggttaacagaaagaaatatatcaacaggggtaactgggggtttataaggaaaatgggtcgttaagcgctgtataaaagtcctaatttgtaaaaatctaaaaaagtgggttttggcaatgccaaaaagtttcttttagttgagaaaagctcgcaaaacaattatcaatgtatagatcttcaaagcatctcaaaccttttctgtgccaaatattgaat is from Paralichthys olivaceus isolate ysfri-2021 chromosome 5, ASM2471397v2, whole genome shotgun sequence and encodes:
- the LOC138407674 gene encoding golgin subfamily A member 6-like protein 25, translated to MDILTCGTMQSEIKALKEKLKLNDELLIREQEKMTARSKAHIGVLAELAVQSNKVKALEEKLKQNDELLMREKEKMTAHSKAHNGKLAELAVQSNKVKALEEKLKLNDELLIREKEKMTAHSKAHNGKLAELAVQSNKVKALEEKLKENDELLMREKEKMTAHSKAHNGKLAELAVQSNKVKALEEKLKQNNEILMREKEKMTAHSKSHNGKLAVQSNKVKALEEDNVALKEKVALLKRDLSRLELVVTEMEERQAHSQKIDSMDKETQTSDLLQDENNALQEELMKLRASYHEVCLNQTTNQEKFDTELQEEKQEKNVLQEELMKLRDSYHEVCQNQTTNQEKFNTELQKKKVLQEELMKLKASYNVVCHYHEADVSSRELNGENKDDVTEEKSLSSVLPEKPKKTSLWKRIRHALGLRKPQCWK